The following are encoded in a window of Clostridium thermarum genomic DNA:
- a CDS encoding cellobiose phosphorylase, with protein MSVRYDLNKEGQFIIEDYDKAKTFASFLPGVAGIDGIPMWSFYCNRGQGLGSFGVNDKDSTIMEFMPAVTMYKNIELQGFRTFIKYKGSIHEIFSSMSNDSVKRRMIIEKNLFKVEEVNDNLKIAVTVTYFTMPRETFAAIVRKVEIKNLDAVEKEIEVLDGLTQIIPFGYSNAAFQAIANLARAWFDVINLENNIPYYKVRATTSDSSEVGEVNKGHFYLSFTSESKGLVSPIFDMDIIFGNNTSLTKPDGWDCSIDELLSRKQVAENKIPGGFTGTKTVLKDKFVIYTVIGHVAAEELINRRKNDFTLEYIEKKQKEAVELIDELVSDVNTNTAHNNFDKYIDQSFLDNMLRGGKPLIFKSGEKNHVYHVFSRKHGDTEREYNFFSLEPAYYSQGNGNFRDVNQNRRNDVLIYPEVKDFNVKQFMSLIQVDGYNPLSVKGSTFKLNEKALDGILEFVISDKEGIEKILKDKYTPGKLISYIVDNDVKLSLSKEELLQKALEVSEQNYEAEFGEGYWSDHWTYNMDLVDTYLLVYPDTIENFVFEDKSYRFFDSPVRVLKRVEKHVITKGKVRQYGAIMEDEEKCHKLGISIKGTNWLKTKHGLGDIYETNLYAKLVSLALNKFVTMDPYGMGIEMEGEKPGWNDAMNGLPGLFGSAMNETAELKRIVEFIIEVSAKFDKEVKLPVEIAELLDKAEELLNQYIDGKLNDFDYWDKVASAREEYRDKVYYGIDGEEKTLNTKRILEVFKKFDNKIEQGLSKSLKYGNGVYPTYFTYKATKYEVLEGKTNPVNGYQNVKVTEFECEPLPLFLEAPARILKSMKDKEAASVLYREVKASNMYDRKLGMYKTSEPIDAFGNEIGRVRAFTAGWLEREAVFLHMEYKYLLAILKAGLYKEYYEDIKTALIPFLNPAVYGRSILENSSFIASSVNPDESMHGRGFQARLSGSTSEVLSMWFIMMAGKKVFTYENNELKLTLSPILSADFFDEEGKAGFKFLGKTAVTYHNPKKADTYGDGGVKIEKMVLTTVQGEEAEIQGDTIGSPFAEAVRNGNVKSIEAYLA; from the coding sequence ATGTCAGTTAGGTATGATCTAAACAAGGAAGGACAATTTATCATTGAAGACTATGACAAAGCAAAAACCTTTGCCAGCTTCTTGCCTGGTGTTGCAGGTATAGATGGCATACCCATGTGGTCATTTTATTGCAATAGAGGTCAGGGCTTGGGAAGCTTTGGAGTAAATGATAAAGATAGTACTATTATGGAGTTTATGCCTGCAGTTACTATGTATAAAAATATAGAACTTCAGGGTTTCAGAACCTTTATAAAATATAAGGGCTCTATTCATGAAATATTCTCTTCTATGTCCAATGACAGTGTTAAGAGGAGAATGATAATAGAAAAGAATCTATTTAAAGTTGAAGAAGTAAATGATAACTTGAAAATTGCAGTGACAGTTACATACTTTACAATGCCAAGAGAAACCTTTGCGGCCATTGTAAGAAAAGTAGAAATCAAAAACCTGGATGCAGTTGAAAAGGAAATTGAAGTTCTGGATGGATTAACACAGATTATTCCATTTGGCTATAGTAATGCAGCTTTCCAAGCAATAGCCAACTTAGCAAGAGCCTGGTTTGATGTAATAAACCTGGAAAATAATATTCCATACTATAAGGTTCGAGCAACAACTTCTGACAGCTCAGAAGTGGGAGAAGTTAACAAAGGACATTTTTATTTGTCCTTCACTTCCGAAAGTAAGGGCTTAGTTTCTCCAATATTTGATATGGATATCATTTTCGGAAATAATACATCACTTACAAAGCCTGATGGCTGGGATTGCTCCATAGATGAGCTGTTAAGCAGAAAGCAGGTAGCGGAAAATAAGATCCCGGGGGGATTTACAGGCACTAAGACTGTTTTAAAAGATAAGTTTGTAATATACACGGTAATAGGACATGTTGCTGCTGAAGAACTTATTAATAGAAGAAAGAATGATTTTACCCTTGAATATATTGAGAAAAAGCAAAAGGAAGCAGTAGAATTGATAGATGAGTTAGTCAGCGATGTAAACACAAACACTGCTCACAACAACTTTGATAAGTATATAGACCAAAGCTTCCTGGACAATATGCTGAGAGGTGGAAAGCCATTAATCTTCAAGTCTGGTGAAAAGAACCATGTTTATCATGTGTTTTCAAGAAAACATGGTGATACAGAAAGGGAATATAACTTCTTCTCATTAGAACCGGCTTACTATTCACAGGGAAATGGAAACTTTAGAGATGTAAATCAGAATAGAAGAAACGATGTACTAATCTACCCTGAAGTTAAGGATTTTAATGTTAAGCAGTTTATGAGTTTAATTCAGGTAGATGGATATAATCCACTATCTGTTAAAGGTTCAACTTTTAAGTTAAATGAAAAGGCTCTTGATGGTATTTTGGAATTTGTTATCAGTGATAAAGAGGGCATAGAAAAGATCTTAAAGGACAAATATACTCCGGGAAAACTTATATCCTATATTGTTGACAATGATGTTAAGCTTTCATTATCAAAGGAAGAGTTATTACAAAAAGCCCTTGAAGTATCTGAACAAAACTACGAAGCTGAGTTTGGCGAAGGTTACTGGTCAGATCACTGGACATACAATATGGACTTAGTTGACACTTACCTATTGGTTTATCCTGATACCATAGAAAACTTTGTCTTTGAGGATAAGTCTTATCGTTTCTTTGACAGTCCTGTAAGGGTGTTAAAGAGAGTAGAAAAGCATGTAATAACTAAAGGAAAAGTGCGTCAGTATGGGGCTATAATGGAAGATGAAGAAAAATGCCATAAGCTGGGAATTAGTATAAAGGGCACTAATTGGCTAAAGACCAAGCACGGGTTAGGTGATATATATGAAACAAACTTATACGCAAAGCTGGTATCCTTGGCTTTAAATAAGTTTGTAACTATGGATCCTTATGGCATGGGTATCGAAATGGAAGGCGAAAAACCAGGCTGGAACGATGCCATGAATGGTCTGCCAGGACTCTTCGGGTCTGCTATGAATGAAACTGCAGAACTTAAGAGAATAGTGGAATTTATTATAGAAGTATCTGCTAAGTTTGATAAGGAAGTTAAGCTTCCTGTTGAGATTGCAGAACTGTTAGACAAGGCTGAAGAACTTCTAAATCAATATATAGACGGAAAGCTTAATGACTTTGATTACTGGGATAAAGTGGCTTCTGCTAGAGAAGAATACAGAGATAAGGTATATTATGGAATTGATGGAGAGGAAAAGACATTAAATACTAAGAGAATTCTTGAAGTATTCAAGAAATTTGACAATAAGATTGAACAGGGCCTAAGCAAATCCTTAAAGTATGGTAATGGAGTTTATCCAACTTATTTCACATACAAAGCTACTAAGTATGAAGTGTTAGAAGGAAAAACTAATCCGGTAAATGGCTATCAAAATGTGAAAGTCACAGAATTTGAGTGCGAGCCGCTGCCCTTGTTCTTGGAAGCCCCGGCCCGTATTCTAAAGAGTATGAAGGATAAAGAGGCTGCATCAGTACTTTACAGGGAAGTAAAAGCAAGTAACATGTATGATAGAAAGTTGGGAATGTATAAAACTTCCGAGCCAATAGATGCTTTCGGAAATGAAATCGGAAGAGTAAGAGCCTTTACTGCTGGCTGGCTGGAAAGAGAGGCGGTATTCCTTCACATGGAATATAAGTACTTACTGGCAATACTAAAAGCTGGTTTATATAAGGAATACTATGAGGATATTAAAACTGCATTGATACCATTCTTAAACCCGGCAGTTTACGGCAGAAGTATCCTTGAGAACTCCTCCTTTATTGCAAGCTCAGTAAATCCGGATGAATCAATGCACGGACGAGGCTTCCAGGCCAGACTCAGTGGTTCTACTTCCGAAGTGCTAAGCATGTGGTTTATAATGATGGCAGGAAAAAAGGTATTCACTTATGAAAATAATGAATTGAAGCTGACCTTGAGTCCTATTCTTTCTGCTGACTTCTTCGATGAAGAAGGAAAAGCTGGCTTCAAATTCCTAGGTAAAACAGCTGTAACCTATCATAACCCAAAGAAGGCTGATACCTATGGAGATGGTGGCGTAAAGATTGAGAAAATGGTACTTACTACAGTGCAAGGAGAAGAGGCTGAAATACAAGGTGATACAATTGGAAGCCCATTTGCTGAAGCTGTAAGAAACGGAAATGTAAAGTCTATAGAAGCATATCTGGCATAA
- a CDS encoding carbohydrate binding domain-containing protein: protein MKNLFCSFKRHGKQIIALFAMLCFIIGNAAFIPAVEANAATGTIKRVVNPADFYVDNGTREVTLQKLLPKQVDVVMSNGTKSKADVTWNTKGYVSNVKSSHTFTFTGTVKGTKLTAKIKVILANPFVISIKTPEQISVANGTTVDKLNLPKTVTVVKSDKTAASAKVVWDTSKYNGKVLRETEYVFTGDVEGTEKNTTITVKVAAPSIASIVAPEPITVANGTSLAQLKVKLPAGVLVYLSNGALNGVDVTWDTSSYDGNVSKETTYTFKGVLEGTKLTTSIDVKVGGPSIIYVMQPSSITVYAGTSLANLENILPKTVKVFMSNGVIENTKVTWDTSAYDSTSTAAKSYVLTGTVEGSTKTVTINVYTTAVSVAAPYIVSVTAPQPINVYYGTPVENLALPGTVQATWSNGVTNSVAVVWDTTGYNGNVEEGATYTFVGRVPGTTITTSVKVIVPALWTLVWSDEFDRSGTNLDTNGLDLDKWGYQIGTGAEYGLDGWGNNEQEYYAKNNIEIKNDTLIITPKMERVGGKPYTSGRIWTKPTYAKKYGKIEARIKMPVGQGFWPAFWMMPKNDVYGGWASSGELDIMEAIGHQPGHVNGTIHFGGSWPNNKYAGGTHHFEEGTGIGDYHTYAVEWEPGEIRWLVDGVVYHTQNNWYTNGSDGDEKYAFPAPFDQEFYIILNLAVGGNYVGNVVPGAQEFEDNPAMEVDYVRVYELTGRPYKTPVEPRLEVEELPAGARPHHDEEGNALNLVYDTNFENGIKDNREGIDAEFGNGWNFIHNAQFGGQATVTVERIDGRNFAKVDVTNAGNQNYSVQLEQHTTLGKGRWYEFSFDAKADKNRTIVTKLGGGSTVGWAAYSDSYTINLTTDVQSFKKVFQMTKDSDILTRIEFNCATTTGPVWIGNVRLVEVDPPSVDPNKSKDPLPNSGNHVYNGAFDKYTIDRLAYWTLNKSANAAAAMFVPEATRELNVNIVKGGNAAEDVTVEQGAIQLTKNSDYLLTFKAKAAADRTAKVKLTSKDGATSFAEKEVNLTTSYETFRLSFTMGDITDLESNLVFMLGGNESTVFLDDVKLIKTSIDYTGVDLYPLKNGDFAHGITAWEQFTQGANANFAVDNGAAKISATTLGSEAWNIMLMQGGMSIKRGIEYTFSFKAKSSVSRDILVTMENASYARAFDSGSIQLTNYWQTFTYTIKPTVDDVVTLKYQLGKTAAAAAGDIYIDDVVFQVKNPPYKQAPMLVADTADNKSGNAIEVTFIDNSEWRDAITAIKVNGSTLAADKYTVSAGNISFITGIFSTAGSYTITAEADGFVSATVIQTILPNDGNLVINGDMTNGKASWSIWSHDSSSAFEIKDGAAEITINSISSENWSTQFYQEGIQLAAGKTYELSFRAWSTVNRPIRVEYTHIGGDRLFDITSDNTVGYTATITPAADGRLKLNFCIGNVTNGSATTPNVVHKIYIDDVQVKEVTGGEPIIDLKDTNIVAHGVNLVDNGDFTTDTAGWEHWWGDQWAGFANGTVNAEDGKMKISLTSVGGAAYSPQVFQQGIRLENGKTYVVSFKARAGIARKMNVNIGKALTADPWFTNYAPTKVIDLTTTEQQYTFVFTVTESTFDNIKMVFEVGNVTGGAAVTDIYLDDIKIQEAISVKVPNSIIVTNAANKLSNGDFTTDTAGWEHWWGDQWAGFANGTVNAEDGKMKISLTSVGGAAYSPQVFQQGICLENGKTYVVSFKARAGIARKMNVNIGKALTADPWFTNYAPTKIIDLTTTEQQYTFAFTVTEPTFDNIKMVFEVGNVTGGAAVTDIYLDDITIQVIGDGSTAPSVNKTHLAAKISEAEAKVEGNYTADSWTTLQTALTNAKAVNSKEDTTQAEVDAAVTVLTDAIAALVPVTVPGNTNLVVNGDFAAGAAPWTGWSDGYVAINVVDGEAKIDISGFGVEPWSVQFIQTDFNFEPNVKYNLTFKARASVGRSFGVVIEGAGNYRYFDVTDNLTTDMNNYSYEFTVTKSETTKMIFFFGKTGEDITDVLRGTPHTIYFDDIVITKVVDDEETPPPTEP, encoded by the coding sequence ATGAAAAATCTATTTTGCTCATTTAAGAGACATGGTAAGCAGATTATTGCGCTGTTTGCAATGCTATGCTTTATCATTGGAAATGCAGCTTTTATTCCAGCAGTAGAAGCAAATGCAGCTACAGGTACAATTAAAAGGGTAGTTAATCCGGCTGATTTCTACGTGGATAACGGAACCAGAGAGGTTACCTTACAGAAGCTGCTTCCAAAACAAGTTGACGTTGTTATGTCAAATGGTACAAAGTCCAAAGCGGATGTTACTTGGAACACAAAAGGATATGTATCTAATGTTAAGTCCTCACATACCTTTACTTTTACGGGTACGGTTAAAGGAACAAAATTAACAGCAAAAATAAAAGTAATTTTAGCCAATCCTTTTGTTATATCCATTAAAACACCGGAGCAAATTAGTGTTGCAAATGGAACAACAGTAGACAAGCTGAATCTGCCTAAGACAGTTACTGTGGTAAAGTCGGATAAAACTGCTGCAAGTGCAAAGGTAGTATGGGATACCTCAAAATATAACGGTAAGGTATTAAGGGAAACTGAATATGTATTTACAGGAGATGTTGAAGGAACCGAGAAAAATACTACCATAACCGTTAAGGTTGCAGCACCCTCTATAGCATCAATAGTGGCACCTGAGCCAATAACTGTTGCAAATGGAACATCCTTAGCCCAGCTAAAAGTAAAGTTACCGGCAGGTGTTTTAGTTTATCTTTCTAATGGAGCTTTAAATGGTGTTGATGTAACTTGGGATACCTCAAGCTACGATGGTAACGTTTCAAAAGAAACTACTTACACCTTTAAGGGGGTACTTGAAGGTACAAAGTTAACAACTAGTATTGATGTAAAGGTTGGAGGACCTTCTATCATTTACGTAATGCAGCCTTCATCAATTACAGTGTATGCTGGTACAAGCTTAGCGAATTTAGAAAATATACTGCCTAAGACAGTAAAAGTATTTATGTCAAATGGTGTTATAGAAAATACGAAGGTTACTTGGGACACATCTGCTTATGATTCAACATCAACGGCAGCGAAGAGTTATGTTCTTACAGGAACCGTTGAAGGATCAACTAAAACTGTAACAATAAATGTTTATACTACAGCTGTAAGTGTAGCAGCACCATATATTGTATCTGTTACAGCTCCACAGCCTATCAACGTATATTATGGAACTCCTGTTGAAAACCTGGCTTTACCAGGAACTGTACAAGCAACTTGGTCAAACGGAGTTACGAATAGTGTGGCCGTAGTATGGGATACAACTGGTTATAATGGAAATGTTGAAGAAGGGGCAACGTATACATTTGTGGGCAGGGTACCTGGTACAACTATTACCACATCAGTAAAAGTGATTGTGCCGGCTCTTTGGACACTGGTATGGTCCGATGAATTCGATAGATCAGGAACAAATCTAGATACAAATGGTTTGGATTTAGATAAATGGGGTTACCAGATAGGAACCGGAGCAGAGTATGGACTTGATGGCTGGGGAAATAACGAACAAGAATATTATGCAAAGAATAATATTGAGATTAAGAATGATACCCTGATAATAACTCCTAAAATGGAGAGGGTTGGTGGAAAGCCATATACCTCAGGCAGAATATGGACTAAGCCAACATATGCTAAGAAATATGGTAAGATAGAAGCAAGGATAAAAATGCCAGTGGGACAAGGGTTCTGGCCGGCCTTCTGGATGATGCCGAAGAATGATGTTTATGGTGGTTGGGCATCCTCCGGAGAATTGGATATTATGGAAGCCATTGGTCATCAACCAGGTCATGTAAATGGAACAATACATTTTGGAGGCTCATGGCCCAATAATAAGTATGCCGGAGGTACACATCATTTTGAAGAAGGTACTGGTATAGGTGATTACCATACCTATGCTGTAGAATGGGAACCGGGTGAAATTAGATGGCTGGTTGATGGCGTAGTATATCATACACAGAACAACTGGTATACAAATGGAAGTGATGGTGATGAAAAGTATGCCTTCCCAGCACCATTCGACCAAGAATTCTACATTATTCTTAACCTTGCTGTAGGCGGAAACTATGTGGGAAACGTAGTTCCGGGAGCACAGGAATTTGAAGACAATCCAGCAATGGAAGTTGACTATGTAAGAGTTTATGAACTTACTGGCAGACCTTACAAGACTCCGGTAGAACCAAGACTTGAGGTAGAAGAATTACCGGCAGGTGCTAGACCTCATCATGATGAAGAAGGTAATGCACTGAATTTAGTGTATGATACCAATTTTGAAAATGGCATTAAAGATAACCGTGAAGGTATAGACGCAGAATTTGGTAATGGGTGGAATTTCATCCACAACGCACAATTTGGAGGTCAAGCAACTGTAACCGTAGAAAGGATTGATGGCAGGAATTTTGCGAAGGTTGATGTAACCAATGCAGGTAATCAGAATTACTCTGTACAGCTTGAGCAGCATACCACCTTAGGAAAAGGCAGATGGTATGAGTTTTCCTTTGATGCAAAGGCCGATAAGAACAGGACAATAGTAACAAAACTAGGCGGAGGCTCTACAGTAGGCTGGGCAGCTTATTCTGATAGTTATACTATTAATTTAACAACCGACGTTCAATCCTTTAAGAAAGTATTCCAGATGACAAAGGACTCAGATATCTTAACCCGTATAGAATTTAACTGTGCAACTACTACAGGACCGGTTTGGATTGGAAATGTAAGGCTTGTAGAAGTTGATCCGCCATCAGTGGATCCAAATAAGTCAAAGGATCCTCTTCCCAACAGCGGAAACCATGTATATAATGGTGCCTTTGACAAGTATACCATTGATAGATTAGCTTACTGGACACTTAACAAATCTGCAAATGCTGCTGCAGCAATGTTTGTTCCGGAAGCAACCAGGGAACTCAATGTCAATATAGTAAAGGGAGGAAATGCTGCTGAGGATGTAACTGTGGAGCAAGGCGCAATACAGTTAACAAAGAACAGCGATTATTTACTAACCTTTAAGGCAAAAGCAGCTGCTGACAGAACTGCTAAAGTAAAACTTACCAGCAAAGACGGAGCTACAAGCTTTGCTGAAAAGGAAGTAAATTTAACAACCTCCTACGAAACTTTCCGATTATCCTTTACCATGGGAGATATAACTGACTTAGAATCTAACTTAGTATTTATGCTTGGTGGCAATGAGTCTACAGTATTCTTGGATGATGTAAAACTCATCAAGACAAGTATAGATTATACCGGAGTAGATTTATATCCATTAAAGAATGGTGATTTTGCTCACGGCATTACTGCTTGGGAACAATTTACACAGGGTGCCAATGCTAATTTCGCAGTAGATAATGGAGCAGCTAAAATATCTGCAACAACTCTTGGAAGTGAAGCTTGGAACATAATGCTTATGCAAGGTGGCATGAGCATTAAAAGAGGGATTGAATATACATTCTCATTTAAGGCAAAGTCTTCTGTAAGCCGTGATATTCTGGTAACAATGGAAAATGCATCTTATGCAAGAGCCTTTGATTCCGGTTCAATACAATTAACAAACTATTGGCAGACCTTCACTTATACTATCAAACCAACTGTGGATGATGTAGTAACACTTAAATATCAATTAGGAAAAACAGCTGCAGCTGCTGCGGGTGATATTTACATTGATGATGTTGTATTCCAGGTAAAAAATCCGCCCTATAAGCAGGCGCCAATGTTAGTTGCAGATACTGCAGATAATAAGTCTGGTAATGCAATAGAGGTTACCTTTATTGATAATTCAGAATGGAGAGATGCCATTACTGCCATAAAGGTAAATGGAAGTACATTGGCAGCAGATAAGTATACCGTGTCTGCAGGAAATATTAGTTTCATTACTGGTATTTTTTCAACAGCAGGCAGTTATACTATAACTGCAGAAGCTGATGGATTTGTATCAGCAACTGTTATACAGACAATACTGCCTAATGATGGTAACCTGGTTATTAATGGTGATATGACTAATGGAAAGGCATCATGGTCAATTTGGTCACATGACAGTTCTTCTGCTTTTGAAATTAAAGACGGAGCAGCAGAAATCACTATTAATAGTATATCCTCTGAAAATTGGAGTACTCAGTTCTACCAGGAAGGAATTCAATTAGCAGCAGGAAAGACTTACGAATTAAGCTTCAGGGCATGGTCAACAGTAAACAGACCAATTCGTGTAGAATACACCCATATTGGAGGAGACAGATTATTTGACATAACAAGTGATAATACTGTTGGTTATACAGCAACAATAACTCCAGCAGCAGATGGACGTCTAAAGTTGAATTTCTGTATTGGTAACGTAACAAATGGATCTGCAACTACACCTAATGTAGTTCATAAGATTTATATCGATGATGTTCAAGTTAAGGAAGTTACAGGTGGGGAGCCAATAATTGACCTAAAAGATACTAATATAGTTGCACATGGTGTAAATCTTGTGGATAATGGTGATTTTACAACAGATACAGCAGGCTGGGAACACTGGTGGGGAGACCAGTGGGCAGGATTTGCCAACGGAACAGTAAATGCAGAAGATGGAAAGATGAAGATCAGCTTAACTTCTGTAGGTGGCGCTGCATATTCACCACAAGTTTTCCAGCAGGGAATACGTCTGGAAAATGGAAAGACCTATGTAGTAAGTTTTAAAGCTAGGGCGGGAATAGCCAGAAAGATGAATGTAAACATCGGTAAAGCCTTAACAGCAGATCCATGGTTTACAAACTACGCTCCTACAAAGGTAATAGATTTAACTACTACAGAACAGCAATATACTTTTGTATTCACTGTAACAGAGTCTACTTTCGATAATATCAAGATGGTATTTGAAGTAGGTAATGTGACCGGTGGTGCCGCTGTAACTGATATTTACCTTGATGATATAAAAATTCAAGAAGCAATTTCTGTGAAAGTACCTAATTCTATAATAGTAACCAATGCAGCTAATAAACTGTCAAACGGTGACTTTACAACAGATACGGCAGGCTGGGAACACTGGTGGGGAGACCAGTGGGCAGGATTTGCCAACGGAACAGTAAATGCAGAAGATGGAAAGATGAAGATCAGCTTAACTTCTGTAGGTGGCGCTGCATATTCACCACAAGTTTTCCAGCAGGGAATATGTCTGGAAAATGGAAAGACCTATGTAGTAAGTTTTAAAGCTAGGGCGGGAATAGCCAGAAAGATGAATGTAAACATTGGTAAAGCCTTAACAGCAGATCCATGGTTTACAAACTACGCTCCTACAAAGATAATAGATTTAACTACTACAGAACAGCAATATACTTTTGCATTCACTGTAACAGAGCCTACTTTCGATAATATCAAGATGGTATTTGAAGTAGGTAATGTGACCGGTGGTGCCGCTGTAACTGATATATATCTTGATGACATAACAATTCAAGTAATAGGTGATGGCAGTACAGCCCCGTCAGTAAATAAAACCCATCTGGCAGCTAAAATTAGTGAAGCAGAAGCAAAAGTGGAAGGGAACTACACAGCAGATTCTTGGACTACATTACAGACTGCATTGACAAATGCAAAAGCTGTTAATTCAAAGGAAGATACTACTCAGGCAGAAGTAGATGCTGCTGTAACTGTACTGACAGATGCAATTGCTGCCTTGGTGCCTGTTACTGTACCAGGTAACACTAACTTGGTTGTAAATGGTGACTTTGCGGCAGGAGCTGCTCCATGGACTGGTTGGAGTGATGGTTACGTGGCAATCAATGTAGTAGACGGTGAAGCAAAGATTGATATTAGTGGTTTTGGTGTTGAACCATGGTCTGTACAGTTTATACAAACTGATTTCAACTTCGAGCCAAATGTAAAATACAATTTAACCTTTAAGGCCAGAGCCTCTGTGGGGAGAAGCTTTGGTGTGGTAATCGAAGGAGCAGGCAATTACCGCTATTTTGATGTTACTGATAACCTTACAACAGACATGAATAATTACTCTTATGAATTCACCGTAACAAAGAGTGAGACTACAAAGATGATTTTCTTCTTTGGAAAGACAGGTGAAGACATTACTGATGTATTACGTGGAACTCCTCATACAATATATTTTGATGATATTGTAATTACTAAGGTTGTTGATGATGAAGAAACACCACCGCCTACAGAACCTTAA
- a CDS encoding carbohydrate-binding protein, translating into MDAVFTKNTDSISSNEPGRITFDVEAPEEGSYAVTIYAKCSPAGLYCEIRDNTGTKIGNGACGPSTEYVQTKFNVTLAAGANTLSLFCAPGAGSTVTIDKITFELE; encoded by the coding sequence ATGGATGCGGTATTTACTAAAAATACAGACAGCATATCTTCTAATGAACCAGGAAGAATTACATTTGATGTTGAAGCTCCAGAAGAAGGATCTTACGCTGTTACAATATATGCAAAATGTTCACCTGCTGGTTTGTATTGTGAGATAAGGGATAATACTGGTACAAAAATTGGGAATGGAGCATGTGGTCCATCAACTGAGTATGTTCAGACTAAATTTAATGTAACATTAGCAGCTGGAGCAAATACACTATCACTATTCTGTGCACCTGGTGCAGGAAGTACAGTTACTATAGATAAAATCACATTTGAGCTAGAATAA